One Drosophila santomea strain STO CAGO 1482 chromosome X, Prin_Dsan_1.1, whole genome shotgun sequence DNA segment encodes these proteins:
- the LOC120457068 gene encoding protein MMS22-like, whose product MDYDLFQSDDDEEILAAFTQATQKQETQSAQVDVDESEEENLNDGLDFLPEFNCSGRDTVKSQLFEGGFLGNGYAELNPPRCRLENLCFDFVQGQLAVGAVRNYLYGEACKNVQKLFTVVTGQQQLQATATSMNSGWYRVRKQVTHFYHLLLRLRDNELIPSNFLDGFRQLLNDQLDADAWKILYFAEHSKGNDCQAPAYHLYHGVLEWRFLDLHILHASGKDQAFLGQLERTLDDLIVCAGHHYRSKHRPELIHFSPFMCRCNKELWLLLKRLVPKWLGERELDFWILFHKAMQRHKTNHLQGESNAISLAYHELYSWLRLGLARLDEYNSEGRYQPDHSPTAPPPDSFQTANLLKQFLASQPDEQQRRVYLILLSPLQLQLGQPDTDVLCQLWEYFHRSLNCNFSVGPELDQLPLTCPNGAAYVDRYSKLLSKSHIDDLNLSSFTMYAWMLGKTLKLLPSQGRSNQRQKLLGRIFSKFSAAKLLALNEPGIHHVIELFLCLLLCHEDLGELAPKLREMLLCLALEKLPPVRRILVAKGHMALLLLHAQHRLSMDDYVGKLVNQLSTIRNDTEVGAIYVSNLQAIFNLADDFNRGEQQLLGPWLAHYVEKCGQASQDRVWQTLHCLIQRLSEPRAVTGNASGIKEALQQHIMPLLRTQYVSSHSTWLPKLAANFIALEKDSDKLLLGFLQGPEPINMAASAQLMLQVLEDGGRPASSTILQVWVKSLVLLNAQHESVLALMPHVTQLEEFRHLAIDPASLEGGREPLCGFFGALGRRAQQEEAAAHVRMQLSHKLHAYVNHFELWLPPDRSRSELGSRFYSFLAIVIYNCPTLAYVRSKPSCFFHLAMVRFLLTTQLQAGVPPEGRLPQLVHKIFPVLLQGIGRLPYRTDTYVAKTLEQLVQHWTPHFSFSSNAKLVARPYATLLQADVEGELAQFVLQLLVTQFLVVQRRRAGQHAGLVITIMQQLIESTGKEQEEQLLTLLRGVHIPLLEHVMFVDEVDFSRNQVFGLYRVLVSHDAYKRSQAVRDLCSNHLRSLAEKHLAHCTYFYFQMLINLAELAPDLVAPLLTYVRKQAEQVELKRGAGEDVGIRKCLQRLQKVLSRV is encoded by the exons ATGGACTACGACCTCTTCCAGTCAGATGACGACGAGGAGATCCTGGCCGCCTTCACCCAGGCTACACAGAAGCAGGAAACCCAGAGCGCACAAGTAGATGTGGACGAAAGCGAGGAGGAGAACCTAAACGACGGTCTAGACTTCCTGCCTGAGTTCAACTGCAGCGGCCGGGACACTGTGAAGAGCCAACTTTTTGAGGGAGGCTTTCTGGGGAATGGCTACGCCGAATTGAACCCGCCCCGCTGTCGACTGGAGAATCTCTGTTTTGACTTTGTCCAGGGCCAGTTGGCGGTTGGCGCAGTAAGGAACTATCTGTACGGGGAGGCCTG CAAGAATGTGCAAAAGCTGTTCACCGTGGTGACGGGTCAGCAACAACTGCAGGCCACGGCCACCTCCATGAACTCCGGGTGGTATAGAGTGCGAAAACAGGTTACCCACTTCTACcatctgctgctgcgcctgcgaGACAACGAACTGATACCATCAAATTTTCTTGATGGGTTTCGTCAGTTGCTTAACGATCAGCTGGATGCGGATGCCTGGAAGATTTTGTATTTTGCGGAGCACAGCAAGGGAAACGACTGCCAGGCGCCGGCATATCACCTGTATCATGGCGTGCTGGAGTGGCGCTTTCTGGATCTGCATATATTGCACGCCTCTGGGAAGGATCAAGCATTCCTGGGACAGCTGGAGCGCACACTCGACGATTTGATCGTATGTGCCGGACATCACTATCGCAGTAAACACCGCCCAGAGCTCATCCATTTCTCGCCATTCATGTGCCGCTGCAACAAGGAGCTATGGCTGCTGCTGAAACGCCTTGTTCCCAAGTGGCTGGGAGAGCGGGAGCTTGACTTTTGGATACTTTTCCACAAGGCCATGCAGAGGCATAAGACAAACCACTTGCAGGGTGAGAGCAATGCAATTTCTCTGGCATACCACGAACTCTATTCCTGGCTGCGGCTTGGTCTGGCCCGCCTCGACGAATACAACAGTGAAGGTCGCTACCAGCCGGATCACTCACCCACTGCGCCGCCACCAGACAGCTTTCAAACCGCCAATCTGCTTAAGCAATTCCTGGCGAGCCAACCGGACGAACAGCAGCGACGTGTCTATCTAATTCTACTCTCTCCTCTTCAACTGCAGCTCGGCCAGCCGGATACTGATGTGCTGTGCCAGCTGTGGGAGTACTTTCACCGATCCCTAAACTGCAATTTCAGTGTGGGTCCTGAGCTAGATCAGCTGCCGCTTACTTGCCCCAATGGAGCGGCCTACGTCGATCGCTACAGCAAACTGCTGTCGAAATCCCATATAGATGATTTGAACCTGAGCAGTTTCACCATGTACGCGTGGATGTTAGGCAAAACCTTGAAGCTGTTGCCATCGCAGGGCAGAAGCAACCAACGCCAGAAGCTACTCGGCCGCATATTCAGCAAATTCAGTGCCGCAAAACTTTTGGCTCTGAATGAGCCTGGTATTCACCATGTAATCGAGCTGTTTCTGTGCCTGCTGCTCTGCCATGAAGATCTCGGCGAGTTGGCGCCCAAGCTGCGCGAAATGCTGCTCTGCCTGGCCCTGGAAAAACTTCCTCCGGTGCGGCGGATTCTCGTAGCCAAGGGCCATATGGCCCTGCTGCTTCTGCATGCCCAACATCGCCTGTCCATGGATGATTATGTGGGCAAGCTGGTCAACCAGTTGTCCACCATACGGAATGATACAGAAGTGGGCGCCATCTACGTTAGCAACCTTCAAGCCATCTTCAATCTTGCGGATGACTTCAACCGCGGCGAGCAGCAGCTTCTTGGGCCCTGGTTGGCACATTACGTAGAAAAGTGTGGTCAGGCATCGCAGGATCGCGTATGGCAGACGCTTCACTGTTTAATCCAGCGTCTCAGCGAGCCGAGAGCTGTGACAGGCAATGCAAGTGGCATCAAGGAGGCACTCCAACAGCACATAATGCCACTGCTAAGGACCCAATACGTTAGCAGCCATAGCACATGGCTTCCAAAGCTAGCGGCCAACTTCATCGCCCTGGAAAAAGATAGCGACAAACTGCTATTGGGCTTCCTGCAGGGACCAGAACCTATTAATATGGCTGCTTCTGCTCAGTTGATGCTCCAGGTGTTGGAAGACGGTGGACGGCCTGCAAGCTCCACCATTCTCCAGGTCTGGGTGAAGTCCCTTGTCCTCCTTAACGCACAACACGAGTCTGTATTGGCTTTAATGCCCCATGTTACACAGCTAGAGGAGTTCCGACACCTAGCCATTGATCCCGCCTCCTTGGAGGGCGGGCGTGAGCCGCTCTGCGGCTTTTTTGGAGCTTTGGGAAGGCGGGCCCAGCAAGAGGAGGCTGCTGCCCACGTCCGCATGCAGTTGAGCCACAAACTGCATGCCTATGTAAATCATTTCGAGCTGTGGCTACCGCCGGACCGAAGTCGATCCGAACTGGGATCCCGGTTCTACAGCTTCTTAGCCATTGTCATCTATAATTGCCCCACTCTAGCGTACGTGCGATCCAAGCCGAGTTGTTTCTTCCACCTGGCCATGGTTCGGTTCTTGCTTACCACGCAGTTGCAGGCGGGAGTACCGCCCGAAGGTCGCCTACCGCAATTGGTGCATAAGATTTTCCCGGTGTTGCTACAAGGGATTGGTCGGCTGCCTTACCGCACGGATACATACGTAGCCAAGACCCTGGAGCAGCTAGTTCAGCACTGGACGCCGCACTTTAGCTTCTCATCCAACGCCAAGCTGGTGGCCCGTCCATATGCCACCCTCCTCCAGGCGGATGTAGAAGGAGAGCTGGCGCAGTTTGTGCTTCAGCTTCTGGTGACCCAGTTTTTGGTGGTCCAGCGGCGGAGGGCAGGACAGCATGCGGGCTTGGTGATCACCATCATGCAGCAACTGATCGAGAGCACGGGCAAGGAGCAGGAAGAACAGCTGTTAACCCTTCTGCGCGGCGTGCACATCCCGCTGCTGGAGCACGTAATGTTTGTGGACGAAGTGGACTTCAGTCGCAACCAAGTGTTTGGACTGTATAGAGTGCTTGTTTCGCACGATGCGTACAAGCGATCACAGGCGGTCAGGGATTTGTGCTCCAATCACTTGCGATCCCTCGCCGAAAAGCACCTGGCCCACTGCACCTACTTTTACTTCCAGATGCTCATTAACCTGGCAGAGCTCGCGCCGGATCTAGT
- the LOC120457070 gene encoding peroxisomal targeting signal 1 receptor yields the protein MSFRPLVEGDCGGVNPLMQLGGQFTRDVAHKDEGYVQRHFERAPRPEDQLINEFLGQVAAPPQSFQMDTLLQEMRDINIHGNPQQQMHSQQAEQWGQDFARGLAPALPNKMIHMQAQQQDLQHAQEFFDEPLISSQNFRPLQRQPLMSITAGQQQDPFFDSAMETIITDHLPQAPQGESLDDWISDYQRSTEQKEQTASNFNEKFWERLQDEWQKLSDENEHPWLSEYNDNMDAYKEYEFAEGNPMSEVENPFEKGKEYLAKGDIPSAVLCFEVAAKKQPERAEVWQLLGTSQTENEMDPQAIAALKRAYDLQPDNQQVLMALAACYTNEGLQNNAVRMLCSWLAVHPKYQHLVAAHPELQAEGTSLASSLIGPSKLRDLQQIYLEAVRQHPAEVDANVQDALGVLYNLSGEFDKAVDCYQSALQVDPQNAKTWNRLGASLANGSRSVEAVEAYQQALQLQPGFIRVRYNVGVCCMNLKAYKEAVEHLLTALTMQAHTNAARELPNEAMAATFRGQNQMSESIWSTLKMVISLMGRSDLQSHVSDRNLAALNEAFKD from the coding sequence ATGTCGTTCCGCCCGTTGGTCGAGGGCGACTGCGGCGGAGTTAATCCTCTCATGCAGCTGGGCGGACAGTTCACCCGCGATGTTGCCCACAAGGATGAGGGTTATGTGCAGCGGCACTTCGAGCGAGCTCCCCGTCCCGAGGACCAGTTGATTAACGAGTTTCTGGGACAGGTTGCCGCCCCGCCGCAGTCATTTCAGATGGACACTCTGCTCCAGGAGATGCGGGATATAAACATTCACGGGAACCCGCAACAGCAGATGCACTCCCAACAGGCGGAGCAGTGGGGACAGGACTTTGCACGCGGACTGGCACCCGCCCTGCCCAACAAGATGATCCACAtgcaggcgcagcagcaggacCTGCAGCATGCCCAGGAGTTCTTCGACGAGCCGCTGATTAGTAGCCAGAACTTTCGGCCTCTGCAGCGCCAACCTTTGATGTCCATTACGGCGGGACAGCAACAGGACCCATTCTTTGACTCCGCCATGGAGACTATCATCACAGATCATCTGCCACAGGCGCCACAGGGTGAATCGCTGGACGACTGGATCAGCGACTACCAGCGCAGCACCGAACAAAAAGAGCAAACCGCCTCCAACTTCAACGAAAAGTTCTGGGAGCGTCTGCAGGACGAGTGGCAGAAGCTGTCCGACGAGAACGAGCATCCGTGGCTGTCGGAGTACAACGACAATATGGACGCTTACAAGGAGTATGAGTTCGCCGAGGGCAACCCCATGTCCGAAGTGGAGAACCCGTTTGAAAAGGGCAAGGAGTACCTGGCAAAGGGGGATATACCTAGCGCAGTTCTTTGTTTCGAGGTGGCGGCCAAAAAGCAACCGGAGCGCGCTGAGGTCTGGCAGCTGCTGGGCACTTCGCAAACAGAGAACGAAATGGATCCGCAGGCCATTGCGGCACTGAAGCGGGCCTATGATTTGCAACCGGACAATCAACAGGTCCTGATGGCCCTGGCCGCGTGTTACACCAATGAGGGCCTACAGAACAACGCTGTGCGTATGCTGTGCAGCTGGCTGGCGGTGCATCCGAAGTATCAGCACTTGGTCGCAGCCCATCCGGAGCTTCAGGCCGAGGGCACATCGTTGGCCTCCTCGCTGATTGGTCCGAGTAAGCTGCGCGATCTGCAACAAATCTACTTGGAGGCAGTTCGACAGCACCCGGCAGAGGTGGATGCCAACGTCCAGGATGCCCTCGGTGTGCTTTACAATCTCTCCGGGGAGTTCGACAAGGCGGTCGACTGTTACCAGTCCGCACTGCAGGTGGATCCCCAAAATGCCAAGACATGGAACCGCTTGGGCGCCAGTTTGGCCAACGGTTCGCGCTCCGTTGAGGCGGTGGAGGCTTATCAGCAGGCGCTGCAGCTCCAACCGGGCTTCATCCGCGTGCGCTACAATGTGGGCGTATGTTGCATGAACCTTAAGGCCTACAAGGAAGCCGTGGAGCACCTACTGACAGCGCTTACCATGCAGGCGCACACTAACGCCGCCCGTGAGCTGCCCAATGAGGCGATGGCGGCCACCTTTAGAGGGCAGAACCAGATGTCCGAGTCCATCTGGAGTACCCTGAAGATGGTCATTTCACTGATGGGTCGCAGTGATCTCCAGAGTCATGTGAGCGATCGCAATCTGGCTGCTCTTAACGAGGCCTTCAAGGATTAA
- the LOC120457074 gene encoding mediator of RNA polymerase II transcription subunit 18: MAIVSSARESLSHAMNNRFLPNLEYLLQGSILDSAVEHLMHRLKGLCDNVDTSPEPFHDLEVCMSLRQPNANQPLLLRVRRALGRDAPFQMRYLGNPEVDQRRPTLVRSCMDCACTNGILEFLTEMGFRLEFEYIAKGYMFRKGRMKITVSKLIKIVPGKQQDMANEPISQSYIVELSVVAPTGQENVGEEMRVFAEQLKPLVQLEKIDYKRLGGMP, encoded by the exons ATGGCGATCGTTTCATCGGCCCGCGAATCCCTCTCCCACGCGATGAACAACCGCTTTCTGCCCAACCTGGAGTACTTGCTGCAGGGATCCATCCTGGACTCTGCCGTGGAACACTTGATGCACAG ACTAAAGGGACTCTGCGACAATGTGGACACCTCGCCGGAGCCGTTTCACGACCTGGAAGTATGCATGAGCCTGCGCCAGCCCAATGCCAACCAGCCACTGCTGCTTCGCGTGCGCCGAGCGCTTGGTCGCGATGCTCCCTTTCAGATGCGCTACCTAGGTAACCCCGAGGTGGATCAACGGCGGCCCACATTGGTACGCAGCTGCATGGACTGCGCCTGCACCAATGGCATCTTGGAATTCCTCACGGAAATGGGCTTTCGCCTAGAGTTCGAGTACATAGCCAAGG GCTACATGTTTCGCAAGGGTCGCATGAAGATCACCGTCTCCAAGCTCATCAAAATTGTGCCCGGCAAGCAGCAGGACATGGCCAACGAACCAATCTCACAAAGCTACATAGTAGAACTCTCTGTGGTGGCGCCCACGGGGCAGGAGAATGTCGGCGAGGAAATGCGGGTGTTTGCCGAGCAGCTAAAGCCTCTCGTGCAGCTCGAGAAGATCGACTACAAGCGACTGGGCGGCATGCCGTAG